CTGCCGAGGCTTTAAAGCTTATCCATATTTAGGCAGTGAAAATGGCTGAAATCTTGTGGCTTATGTTCTATACTGCCTGATGCGCTAAAGAATTCTGCCCAGCGTTCATTACACCAAGTCCTGTATTTTAGATTTTCTGAACTCTATCTGACAATTCATATTTGCTACCAATTACAGCTCTGGTGGAGAAACTTCTATTTTGTTTTGTTCTTTATTACACGACACTGCCCAAGGAAACTGAACCAATTGATTTATGCAGGCAACTGGATGGGTTAAAGGTCGAAAGCTCATACCTGGATGGTTTTCTGTCACACCTTCAAAATGAAGTAAAGGAAAAGCTTATAAAAGAAGAAACAGACCTTCACATTTACTCCAGTAATGATGTTGACATGTTAGTTCCAAATCCAGGATTCTCTGATGTGCATTGGTTGTACTTCACTTTTAGCAAAAGTGTATACTTTTTTCTATTGTCAAGGAAAaacataatgtagaagtaactgtTGCAGGCTCTTGAGCAATACGCACACAGATGAAGAGGGCTTCCTGGGCACACCAAGCACGAAACAGGAAAAGCCACATGGAGAGTCATCTAACTCTGAGCTTACTCCTCTGACAACTGAAAGGCCATCATCCATCAGAGCGGCTAAAACAAATGGTGATCGTATTACCCCTTTTGCACAACGAGTAAATAAATTTACTCAGCATTATGTTCTGAATGCTGATAATGTGGCTAGCGAGCCAAGTAAAGATGATGTTGAAACCTCAGAAGATGAATTAATCAGAAGGATCCAACCAAGTCAAAAATGTACCTTGCAAGTTCAACGCTCAAAGCCTGAACCAGGTTGCAGGTTCATGTATGACAGGATGGAAGACCGAGTAAGGGCAATACTTATTTGTTTGTTTAATTGGTATCTATAGCTGCTTATTATATTATGTTTCCAGTTTAATTACCTGGAAGATCGTATTGGAAGGTCAGCAAGATTGTTTTCTGCAACTGGGCTCTGTGGACAACCTGCAGATGCTACCCTTGCTTCAGAGGTTTGCTGCATGCTATCTGAACTCTCCTGACTGAACTATCATTTTTTATCTTGAAAGCAGATGTAATTATTCTTGCATTTCAGGAGAACATGTTTGCAGTTGGCATGGTAATTTGCGATGGGGAAGGTCGTTTGAATGAAAAATCTATCTTGTTGCAGGGCAGGTAAGCGTGCTTCTTGGGCCTGTTCACGTGGACTTTTTCTGGTCACTATTTGGTTGTTTCTTTAGGCTAACTAAAGGATCAACTTTTTCTAGTGTTGAGCACTCCAGGGGACAGCGTGTACGCCTTGATTTGAAGGATATAAACCAGTTCTCGTTGTTTCCTGGCCAGGTATGCACAACTTGTTCTCATGCCATATGTATTATCTAGTGCACTACTAACATAAAGTTGAATAACAGGTTGTGGGTATTGAAGGCCACAATCCTAGTGGACACTGTTTTGTCGCATCAAAGTTGACTGATTCCATACCAATTTCTGTGGATGATCAACTGCCTTGTGCTAAGAAGCAAGCTGGTGACCATGAAGGGCATCAAAATTCGAACACACTATCAAGGGTGTTGTCATCGGTTAGTCCCTGATTATTGGAGAAACATTGGAGTGCAATACCTGTTTGATTATTTATGTTATTGTTACATGCTAGCCATAAACTGATGATTTATTTACTCTAGAAGAAAAGTATGATTCAGCACTACCATGACATTGTTCATTCTATCATCAAAAAACATAGATTCATTTTATTTTCCTCTTTTCCTTGCCTTGGTATTGGAGTACCATCATGTTTCACTTCACATTTTGTATTCCAAATGACTAGCAGAACGATAGGCTTGTAGAAGGCCCTTAGAACTAAGGAACTCAAATCTTTAATAGTATTTGTCCTCAGAACTAATCAACTCAAATCTTAGTTATTTACTATCAATACATTTTAACAAAAAAAATGTATCCATGCATGAAAAATTTATTATCTACAATGTTGACACATTAATAGGCTGTTTGGTTCGCGTCCTGGCCTGGGGCTCACACCCAGGCAGCATCATCCAATCCTGGGCCTTACAAATCAGACACCTGAGATTACTGCCTAGCCATGGCAAGCTGGCCAGGACAGCAACCAAACGTGCACTATATGCAGCAACATCTATTTCTTATACTGTCTTTGCCAGACTTAGCTACATTTTTTTTATGAAAAGGACCAGACTTAGCTACATGTTATAATAATAGTGCTCACTGATAGTATATATTTTTTTCTTGCAAAGGATTGCGTCTTGATGCTTAGATAGATAAAGAAAGTTTGTACAGACCTGAAATGGGCCACATTACAACGCCATGCTCCTAAATGCTAGGATCCAGGAAGGATCTCCGTTAGTAGGGGTGACCAAAGCCGAGAAACTGTTGTCCCCCAGGTGGACATTGTACAGCTTCACTGTGCGGCCTGTCCACACAATTATAATTCCTCTCCGAGTGTCAGTAGCTGGCAAGCAGAAATAATTGCTGGGCTTCCATTACTGGAGAAGGGGCTTCAATTGCCATAGTCTCATGGAGGCAGACAATGGACACACCTGCCGTACTGACAAGGCTCTGAACACCTGTACACTGAGGTCGATTATTTAGCCCCTGTACATTCCACACCAACATCTTAGGTTCGTTTAACACTGGAACAACAGAGACACCCGAGAGACGAGGGCAAGGTGGTCAGACCTTGGCGAGGCTACAACCTATGCGTTGTTGTGATCATCATGATAATGGAGTTTTATAGTAGTTTTCTCATGTTTGAATTTCTGATGTTTCTTCTTACAGGTCATTGCAGCAGGTCCCTTCACAACAACCGATAATCTTTCGTTCGAGCCATTGCAAGAATTGCTCTCATATGCATGCCGTAAACAGCCCCAGTTGCTCATACTGGTGAGGCCTTTGAATCCTGATCAGGAAATATTGTTTGTATTTGTATGTTTCGTTGCTACACATATCAATTACTATTTTTTTTCTGTAGATGGGACCCTTTATCGACTCTGATCATCCTGAAATAAAAAAAGGAACTTCTGACCAGAGCTTTCATGATATTTTCCATTTTGAGATTCTGAGGAAGGTAGGTAGTGACAAAAGATTCATGCCTGCAGGTTGAAAAATCCATTAAAGTAATACTTTTTGTTTCATATCTTTGTCCAGCTTCAAGATTTTACCCAGTATTTGGGGCATAATGTTCGTGTAATTCTTGTCCCATCTGTGCGTGATGCTCACCATGACGCTGTTTTCCCCCAGGTGTGTAGCTTTCCTCATTCACCAGCCTTTAATTTTCTATTTTGGCAATTATAAACACAATGCTATATTATGATGTATCAACAAATGTCTGTAGTCTTTATAAACATATTTACTACCATCTTAAACCAGAACTGCCCTACATTTAGGGATTGTCTAAGCTAGGGCCTGTTAATATGTGTAACTGCACCGTGCTATTATCTATTTGTGCCTTCTTATGCCTATCGATCTACACATCTGTATTTGCTTATGATGCATCTCTTTGTTCTGTTTATTGCGAAGAATTCTAATGATATATCTGTGCTATTGCTGTCTGCAGCCTGCATTTGACTTGCATTTATCTGAAGATATCACACAACAGGTAATACATCACTCTTTATGATTGAACTTTTTGTCAAATAGCTAACAATTATATTCTTTTGTTCATTTTCATACATTATGCAGATTACTTGTCTGTCAAATCCAAGTCTGTTCAGTTCTAATGAGGTACGCTTATCAATTGGACGGAAGAATTTATGTGATGGACACAC
The sequence above is drawn from the Triticum aestivum cultivar Chinese Spring chromosome 7A, IWGSC CS RefSeq v2.1, whole genome shotgun sequence genome and encodes:
- the LOC123148975 gene encoding DNA polymerase alpha subunit B, whose product is MEEEIRAEFEGSGFTIGGDSAQILSTLLTYCVNYKMSPADLVSNWEVYYLNRQLDGLKVESSYLDGFLSHLQNEVKEKLIKEETDLHIYSSNDVDMLLSNTHTDEEGFLGTPSTKQEKPHGESSNSELTPLTTERPSSIRAAKTNGDRITPFAQRVNKFTQHYVLNADNVASEPSKDDVETSEDELIRRIQPSQKCTLQVQRSKPEPGCRFMYDRMEDRFNYLEDRIGRSARLFSATGLCGQPADATLASEENMFAVGMVICDGEGRLNEKSILLQGSVEHSRGQRVRLDLKDINQFSLFPGQVVGIEGHNPSGHCFVASKLTDSIPISVDDQLPCAKKQAGDHEGHQNSNTLSRVLSSVIAAGPFTTTDNLSFEPLQELLSYACRKQPQLLILMGPFIDSDHPEIKKGTSDQSFHDIFHFEILRKLQDFTQYLGHNVRVILVPSVRDAHHDAVFPQPAFDLHLSEDITQQITCLSNPSLFSSNEIQFGCCTVDILKQLSGDEISRKPPGGKATDRIGRLATHIVKQQSYYPLYPPAAGVPMDFSLAKEALEIPSAPDVLLLPSDLAPSVKVLSVNEDTEEHKRFICVNPGRLSKGIGGGTFVELYYNEDTEKTKAFIMRI